The following coding sequences are from one Streptomyces angustmyceticus window:
- a CDS encoding TnsA-like heteromeric transposase endonuclease subunit → MEYVIFDSSQDSAQSGLPAVAPRACRVPEPGAVEAEFAGSDGTLMQRRWTQAAVAVRFEQLQPVAAFPVVPGRRWGPGWWWSATTARHVMHGSQAMCTQLMVLDRDPRVVGLSARPVRLIWRDPGSGRTLTWVPQLFARYTQGSALLADCPAAAAPAAGRAARAAAVLAAACAAVGFTYRRLVPPDKVVAANVRWLAGYRHPRHRDAGGLEQAVLEAFTEPRPLMAGAAAAGEVLTALPVLYHALWSGRLTADLTRPLGEHTLVCPGPSDPGAGGSEREQQAR, encoded by the coding sequence GTGGAGTACGTGATCTTCGACAGCAGCCAGGACAGCGCCCAGTCCGGCTTACCCGCCGTCGCGCCCAGGGCCTGCCGGGTGCCGGAGCCGGGCGCGGTGGAGGCGGAGTTCGCCGGGTCGGACGGCACGCTGATGCAGCGCCGCTGGACGCAGGCCGCCGTCGCGGTGCGTTTCGAACAGCTCCAGCCGGTCGCTGCGTTCCCGGTGGTGCCCGGTCGGCGATGGGGGCCGGGCTGGTGGTGGTCGGCCACCACCGCCCGGCACGTCATGCACGGCTCGCAGGCGATGTGCACGCAGCTGATGGTCCTGGACCGCGATCCGCGTGTGGTGGGCCTGTCGGCTCGGCCGGTGCGGCTGATCTGGCGCGATCCGGGCAGCGGGCGGACGCTGACCTGGGTGCCGCAGCTGTTCGCCCGCTACACCCAGGGCAGCGCCCTGCTCGCCGATTGCCCCGCCGCGGCGGCGCCCGCGGCAGGCCGTGCGGCGCGGGCGGCCGCGGTGCTTGCAGCGGCGTGTGCGGCGGTGGGGTTCACCTACCGGCGCCTGGTGCCGCCGGACAAGGTGGTGGCGGCGAATGTGCGGTGGCTGGCCGGCTACCGCCATCCCCGCCACCGCGACGCCGGCGGACTTGAGCAGGCGGTGCTGGAGGCGTTCACCGAACCGCGGCCGCTGATGGCCGGGGCCGCGGCGGCGGGCGAAGTCCTGACTGCGCTGCCGGTGCTTTACCACGCGCTGTGGAGCGGGCGGCTGACCGCGGACCTGACCCGGCCGCTGGGCGAGCACACCCTCGTCTGCCCCGGCCCGTCCGATCCGGGCGCAGGCGGCAGCGAAC